The following coding sequences lie in one Stenotrophomonas rhizophila genomic window:
- a CDS encoding PLP-dependent aminotransferase family protein, giving the protein MDLPPTRIAAVMASVRARINARSYVPGMRLPSVRAQAKALQVSVSTVVEAYARLVAEGVISSRPGAGFHVNGPVAPLALSGIDPPRDRQVDPLWLARQSLEHDARVLKPGCGWLPEDWMYVEGIRRGLRSAARASATSLADYASPLGLPPLRQLLARRLAGQGVDAAPEQILLAESGSHAIDLICRFLLQPGDTVLVDDPCYFNFLALLKAHRVQVVGIPYTPNGPDVGVFGAALQAHSPRLYITNSGLHNPTGAVLSPVTAHRLLTLAEGSDLVIVEDDLFADFEHSPAPRLAAFDGLSRVIQIGSFSKTLSAAVRCGFIAARPEWIDALADLKIATSFGGGRLAADILLTALTDSGYRRHVETVRTRLAAARDVTLDRLATLGIQPWIVPQAGMLLWCRLPDGLDAAAIAQRSLADGVVLAPGNAFSPSLGATGFLRFNAAQAQDTRVFEVLARAMRG; this is encoded by the coding sequence ATGGATCTTCCCCCTACCCGCATCGCCGCCGTGATGGCCAGCGTGCGCGCCCGCATCAACGCCCGCAGCTACGTGCCGGGCATGCGCCTGCCGTCGGTGCGCGCCCAGGCCAAGGCCCTGCAGGTGTCTGTGTCCACGGTGGTGGAAGCGTACGCACGGCTGGTGGCCGAAGGCGTCATCAGTTCACGCCCCGGCGCAGGATTCCACGTCAACGGACCGGTGGCACCGCTGGCGCTGAGCGGCATCGACCCGCCCCGCGACCGCCAGGTCGACCCGCTCTGGCTGGCCCGGCAATCGCTGGAACACGATGCGCGCGTGCTCAAGCCCGGCTGCGGTTGGTTGCCCGAAGACTGGATGTACGTCGAGGGCATTCGCCGTGGCCTGCGCAGCGCGGCCCGCGCATCGGCCACGTCCCTGGCCGACTACGCCAGCCCGTTGGGCCTGCCGCCACTGCGCCAGCTGCTGGCACGGCGGCTGGCCGGCCAGGGGGTGGACGCAGCACCGGAGCAGATCCTGCTGGCCGAGTCGGGCTCGCATGCCATCGACCTGATCTGCCGCTTCCTGCTGCAGCCCGGCGACACCGTGCTGGTCGATGACCCCTGCTATTTCAATTTCCTGGCCCTGCTCAAGGCCCACCGGGTGCAGGTGGTGGGCATTCCGTACACGCCCAACGGGCCCGACGTGGGGGTGTTCGGTGCGGCGCTGCAGGCGCATTCGCCGCGGCTGTACATCACCAATTCGGGCCTGCACAACCCGACCGGGGCGGTGCTCTCGCCGGTGACCGCACACCGCCTGCTGACGTTGGCCGAAGGCAGCGACCTGGTGATCGTCGAAGACGACCTGTTTGCGGATTTCGAACACAGCCCCGCGCCGCGGCTGGCCGCCTTCGACGGGTTGTCGCGGGTGATCCAGATCGGCAGCTTTTCCAAGACGCTGTCTGCCGCGGTGCGATGCGGTTTCATCGCCGCACGACCGGAGTGGATCGACGCCCTTGCCGACCTGAAGATCGCCACCAGTTTCGGCGGCGGTCGCCTGGCCGCCGACATCCTGCTCACCGCACTCACCGACAGCGGCTACCGCCGCCACGTGGAGACCGTGCGCACGCGCCTGGCCGCCGCGCGCGACGTCACCCTGGACCGCCTTGCCACGCTCGGCATCCAGCCCTGGATCGTGCCGCAGGCGGGCATGTTGCTGTGGTGCCGTTTGCCCGATGGCCTGGACGCTGCAGCCATCGCGCAGCGCAGCCTGGCCGACGGCGTGGTGCTGGCGCCCGGCAATGCGTTCAGCCCGTCGCTGGGTGCGACCGGCTTCCTGCGTTTCAATGCCGCGCAGGCACAGGACACGCGTGTGTTCGAGGTGCTGGCGCGGGCCATGCGGGGGTGA
- a CDS encoding DMT family transporter has product MDTTTRGWINGFIGVLIFAGSLPATRVAVADIDPTLLTAARASIAALIAAAMLLALRQPRPPRTAVASLLVVALGVVVGFPLLTALALQHVSSAHSIVFLGLLPLSTAVFGVLRGGERLRPAFWGFSLLGSASVAGYALLGGGAGSLQGDLLMLAAVVVCGLGYAEGARLSRTLGGWQVISWALLLALPLMVPLMWVRWPPTLATIGAPAWWSLAYVSVFSMLVGFMFWYRGLAQGGIAAVGQLQLLQPFFGLGLAALLLHEQVSWTMLAVTVCAVSCVAGARRFAR; this is encoded by the coding sequence ATGGATACCACCACCCGGGGCTGGATCAACGGATTCATCGGCGTACTGATCTTCGCCGGCTCACTGCCCGCCACGCGCGTGGCGGTCGCCGACATCGATCCGACCTTGCTGACCGCCGCGCGCGCGAGCATCGCCGCCCTGATCGCCGCGGCGATGCTGCTGGCGCTGCGCCAACCGCGCCCGCCACGCACCGCGGTGGCGTCATTGCTGGTGGTGGCGCTGGGCGTGGTGGTGGGGTTCCCGCTGCTCACCGCGTTGGCCCTGCAGCATGTGTCCTCGGCGCACTCGATCGTGTTCCTGGGCCTGCTGCCGCTGAGCACGGCGGTGTTCGGCGTGCTGCGCGGCGGCGAACGGCTGCGCCCGGCGTTCTGGGGGTTCTCGCTGCTGGGCAGTGCCTCGGTTGCCGGCTACGCGCTGCTCGGCGGCGGTGCTGGGTCGTTGCAGGGCGACCTGCTGATGCTGGCGGCGGTGGTGGTATGCGGGCTGGGCTATGCCGAAGGGGCGCGGCTGTCGCGCACGCTGGGTGGGTGGCAGGTGATCAGCTGGGCGCTGCTGCTGGCGTTGCCGCTGATGGTGCCGCTGATGTGGGTGCGCTGGCCGCCCACGTTGGCCACCATCGGCGCGCCGGCCTGGTGGAGCCTGGCCTACGTGTCGGTGTTCAGCATGCTGGTCGGCTTCATGTTCTGGTATCGCGGGCTGGCCCAGGGAGGCATCGCCGCGGTGGGCCAGCTGCAGTTGTTGCAGCCGTTCTTCGGGCTGGGCCTGGCCGCCCTGCTGCTGCACGAACAGGTGAGCTGGACGATGCTGGCGGTCACCGTGTGTGCGGTGAGCTGCGTGGCCGGGGCCCGGCGGTTTGCCCGCTGA
- a CDS encoding putative quinol monooxygenase: MPADSSWQVAGMYGLIGRMLIAPGQRDAVIAILQEGTDAMPGCRSYVVARDPTDADALWITEVWDSQDHHRASLALPAVQAAIARARPHITGFGERFETEPVGGVGL; the protein is encoded by the coding sequence ATGCCCGCTGATTCCTCGTGGCAGGTGGCAGGCATGTACGGCTTGATTGGCAGGATGTTGATCGCACCCGGGCAGCGCGACGCGGTCATCGCGATCCTGCAGGAAGGCACCGATGCCATGCCCGGTTGCCGCAGCTACGTGGTGGCCCGCGATCCCACCGATGCCGATGCGCTCTGGATCACCGAGGTGTGGGACAGCCAGGACCACCATCGCGCGTCGCTGGCACTGCCTGCGGTACAGGCCGCGATCGCCAGGGCCCGGCCGCACATCACCGGGTTCGGCGAACGCTTCGAGACCGAGCCGGTGGGGGGCGTGGGTCTTTAG
- a CDS encoding SulP family inorganic anion transporter gives MSVSYPLRQQWLGNIRGDLLSGTVVALALIPEAIAFSIIAGVDPKVGLYASFCIAVVTAIAGGRPGMISAATGAMALVMVDLVKDHGLQYLLAATILAGLLQVLAGALKLGVLMRFVSRSVITGFVNALAILIFLAQMPELIGRSWHVWAVCAAGLAIIYLLPRVTRAVPSPLVAIVVLTALSIGLHWDVRTVGDMGALPDSLPVFLFPDVPLTWDTLRLLLPVSATLAVVGLLESMMTAQIVEDMTDTPSQRNRECAGQGLANITAGLFGGMGGCAMIGQSVINVSSGGRGRLSCLVAGVLLLLLVVYGAEWVRQIPMAALVAVMVMVSIGTFHWRSFQELRQHPKSSSVVMIATVVVTVATHDLAKGVLTGVLLSALFFARKVGRLLQVGDTVLADGTRVYTVSGQVFFASAGQFAASIDLQQVPGRVVIDLTHAHFWDLSAVAALERVVDKLRAHGAEVEVRGLNAASQTLVERVGRSTGHAAARPGEH, from the coding sequence ATGTCTGTTTCCTACCCGCTGCGCCAGCAATGGCTCGGCAATATCCGCGGTGACCTGCTGTCCGGTACCGTGGTCGCGCTGGCCCTGATCCCCGAGGCGATCGCGTTTTCGATCATCGCCGGGGTCGACCCCAAGGTGGGGCTGTATGCCTCGTTCTGCATCGCGGTGGTCACCGCCATCGCCGGCGGCCGCCCGGGCATGATTTCGGCGGCCACCGGTGCGATGGCGCTGGTGATGGTGGACCTGGTCAAGGACCACGGCCTGCAATACCTGCTCGCCGCCACCATTCTGGCCGGGCTGCTGCAGGTACTGGCCGGGGCGTTGAAGCTGGGCGTGCTGATGCGCTTCGTGTCGCGCTCGGTGATCACCGGGTTCGTCAACGCGCTGGCGATCCTGATCTTCCTGGCGCAGATGCCGGAACTGATCGGGCGCTCCTGGCACGTGTGGGCCGTCTGCGCGGCCGGGCTTGCCATCATCTACCTGCTGCCGCGGGTGACGCGCGCGGTGCCTTCGCCGCTGGTGGCGATCGTGGTGCTCACCGCGCTGTCGATCGGCCTGCACTGGGATGTGCGCACCGTGGGCGACATGGGCGCGCTGCCCGACAGCCTGCCGGTGTTCCTGTTCCCCGACGTGCCGCTTACCTGGGACACGCTGCGCCTGCTGCTGCCGGTGTCGGCCACGCTGGCGGTGGTGGGCCTGCTGGAGTCGATGATGACCGCGCAGATCGTGGAGGACATGACCGACACGCCCAGCCAGCGCAACCGCGAGTGCGCCGGACAGGGCCTGGCCAACATCACCGCCGGGTTGTTCGGCGGCATGGGCGGCTGCGCGATGATCGGCCAGTCGGTGATCAACGTGTCGTCCGGCGGGCGCGGGCGGCTGTCGTGCCTGGTGGCCGGCGTGCTGCTGTTGCTGCTGGTGGTATATGGCGCCGAGTGGGTGCGGCAGATTCCGATGGCAGCGCTGGTGGCGGTGATGGTGATGGTCAGCATCGGCACGTTCCATTGGCGCTCCTTCCAGGAGCTGCGCCAGCACCCGAAGAGCTCCTCGGTGGTGATGATCGCCACCGTGGTGGTGACCGTGGCCACCCACGATCTGGCCAAGGGCGTTCTGACCGGGGTGTTGCTGTCGGCGCTGTTCTTCGCCCGCAAGGTGGGGCGCCTGCTGCAGGTGGGCGATACGGTGCTGGCCGACGGCACCCGCGTGTACACGGTCAGCGGCCAGGTGTTCTTTGCCTCGGCCGGGCAGTTCGCAGCCAGTATCGACCTGCAGCAGGTGCCGGGGCGGGTGGTGATCGACCTGACCCACGCGCACTTCTGGGACCTCAGCGCAGTGGCGGCGCTGGAGCGGGTGGTGGACAAGCTGCGCGCCCATGGCGCCGAGGTGGAGGTGCGCGGGCTCAACGCGGCCAGCCAGACCCTGGTCGAGCGCGTGGGGCGTTCGACCGGCCACGCGGCCGCGCGCCCCGGCGAACACTGA
- a CDS encoding methyl-accepting chemotaxis protein gives MPASRPTSSQRPGSIANRLMLGTALIAMLCFGITAAISYREASQALIDSSRQTMQSEANAESRRVGADLAAAFSTSQALADSLVVQHAVGGLTRATASHVIEQQLRSHPEWVGLGTLWEPQAFDGKDSEFVDAEAHDATGRFMSYWSWQDGTPKQDPLKGYDVPGDGDWYLRPRSLKRQTVAEPYSYEIAGKPVLMTTLSTPVLDKDTFLGAVTVDFGLAALQERLAALRPMGEGHVELISPGGIVLAAQDAKEIGKRRDDATTRRILAAVGADKPYEDFSVDAAGNVKAYVPLRIGTSQERFALGVVVPHDLITAQARSLLWIILAVGLGAALVLSASVYVLLRRQAIRPLAEAVRLSADVAEGRLDTALPPPRNDEVGRLLESMQRMRSQVRAVMAAQGEMAQRHEAGELSYRMDAQSFPGEYGQMVGDTNQLVGANIAVTRRLVEVMQRYAVGDLSQDMDRLPGEQARFTEAMDTTKANLRAINTQIRDLAGAAALGDFSQRGDVVRFDHDFRGMVENLNTMMQVSDDNLQQISALLRSIAAGDLTARMQGQFHGVFAQMRDDADTTVTQLTDIVGRIQQATASINLAAGEIASGNSDLSRRTEQQAASLEETAASMEELTSTVRQNTDHAVQANALAANAAEVASQGGQVVGQVVTTMAGIEASSKRIAEIISVIDGIAFQTNILALNAAVEAARAGEQGRGFAVVASEVRALAQRSAGAAKEIKTLIDDSVSQVTQGSALVRTAGDTMQEIVSGVRRVNDIMAEISAASKEQSAGIEQVNQTITQMDETTQQNAALVEEATAAARAMEEQAQHLGTAVAIFRIDAGASPAPASRPHAAPPAKRAVVAARGAPRAPALAGDDWQTF, from the coding sequence ATGCCTGCGTCCCGCCCGACCTCTTCCCAGCGCCCCGGAAGCATCGCCAACCGGCTGATGCTGGGGACCGCGCTGATCGCCATGCTCTGCTTCGGCATCACCGCTGCCATCAGCTACCGCGAAGCCAGCCAGGCGCTGATCGACTCTTCGCGGCAGACCATGCAGAGCGAGGCCAATGCCGAATCACGCCGGGTCGGTGCCGACCTGGCCGCCGCGTTCTCCACCAGCCAGGCGCTGGCCGACAGCCTGGTGGTGCAGCACGCGGTCGGCGGCTTGACCCGGGCCACCGCCTCGCACGTGATCGAACAGCAGCTGCGCTCGCATCCGGAGTGGGTGGGGCTGGGCACGCTGTGGGAGCCGCAGGCCTTCGATGGCAAGGACAGCGAGTTCGTCGATGCGGAAGCACACGACGCGACGGGCCGTTTCATGAGCTACTGGTCCTGGCAGGACGGCACGCCCAAGCAGGATCCGCTGAAGGGCTACGACGTCCCCGGTGATGGCGACTGGTACCTGCGCCCGCGCTCCTTGAAGCGCCAGACCGTGGCCGAACCGTACAGCTACGAGATCGCCGGCAAGCCCGTGCTGATGACCACCCTGTCCACCCCGGTGCTGGACAAGGACACCTTCCTCGGCGCGGTCACCGTCGACTTCGGCCTGGCCGCGCTGCAGGAGCGCCTGGCGGCGCTGCGCCCGATGGGCGAAGGCCACGTCGAACTGATTTCCCCGGGTGGCATCGTCCTGGCTGCCCAGGATGCCAAGGAGATCGGCAAGCGTCGCGACGATGCCACCACCCGCCGGATCCTGGCCGCGGTGGGCGCCGACAAGCCCTACGAAGACTTCAGCGTGGACGCGGCCGGCAACGTGAAGGCGTATGTGCCGCTGCGCATCGGCACCAGCCAGGAGCGCTTCGCCCTGGGTGTGGTGGTGCCGCACGACCTGATCACCGCACAGGCGCGTTCGCTGCTGTGGATCATCCTGGCCGTGGGCCTGGGCGCGGCGCTGGTGCTCAGCGCCAGCGTCTACGTACTGCTGCGCCGCCAGGCGATCCGTCCGCTGGCCGAAGCGGTACGGCTGTCGGCCGATGTTGCCGAAGGCCGCCTGGATACCGCGCTGCCGCCGCCGCGCAACGACGAAGTGGGGCGCCTGCTCGAATCGATGCAGCGCATGCGCAGCCAGGTGCGTGCGGTGATGGCCGCCCAGGGCGAAATGGCGCAGCGGCATGAAGCCGGTGAGCTCAGCTACCGCATGGACGCCCAGTCCTTCCCGGGCGAATACGGGCAGATGGTGGGCGACACCAACCAGCTGGTTGGCGCGAACATCGCCGTCACCCGCCGCCTGGTGGAAGTGATGCAGCGGTACGCGGTGGGCGACCTGTCCCAGGATATGGACCGCCTGCCGGGCGAGCAGGCGCGCTTCACCGAGGCGATGGACACCACCAAGGCCAACCTGCGCGCGATCAACACCCAGATCCGCGACCTGGCCGGTGCTGCCGCGCTGGGCGATTTCAGCCAGCGTGGCGATGTGGTGCGCTTCGACCACGACTTCCGCGGCATGGTCGAAAACCTCAACACCATGATGCAGGTCAGCGACGACAACCTGCAGCAGATTTCCGCGCTGCTGCGGTCGATCGCCGCCGGTGACCTTACCGCGCGCATGCAAGGGCAGTTCCATGGCGTGTTCGCGCAGATGCGCGACGACGCCGACACCACCGTGACCCAGCTGACCGACATCGTGGGCCGCATCCAGCAGGCCACGGCCAGCATCAACCTGGCCGCCGGCGAGATTGCTTCGGGCAACAGCGACCTGTCGCGCCGCACCGAGCAGCAGGCGGCCAGCCTGGAAGAAACCGCCGCCTCGATGGAGGAACTGACCTCCACCGTGCGCCAGAACACCGATCACGCCGTGCAGGCCAATGCGCTGGCGGCCAACGCGGCCGAGGTGGCGTCGCAGGGCGGGCAGGTGGTGGGCCAGGTGGTCACCACCATGGCGGGCATCGAGGCCTCGTCCAAGCGCATCGCCGAGATCATTTCGGTGATCGACGGCATCGCCTTCCAGACCAATATCCTGGCGCTGAACGCCGCCGTTGAAGCCGCCCGTGCCGGTGAGCAGGGCCGCGGGTTCGCGGTGGTGGCCTCCGAAGTGCGCGCGCTGGCGCAGCGTTCCGCCGGTGCGGCCAAGGAGATCAAGACCTTGATCGACGACTCGGTCAGCCAGGTCACCCAGGGCTCGGCACTGGTGCGCACCGCCGGTGACACCATGCAGGAAATCGTCAGTGGCGTGCGCCGCGTCAACGACATCATGGCCGAGATCTCGGCGGCGTCGAAGGAGCAGTCGGCCGGCATCGAGCAGGTCAACCAGACCATCACCCAGATGGACGAAACCACCCAGCAGAACGCCGCGCTGGTGGAAGAAGCCACCGCGGCCGCCCGTGCGATGGAAGAGCAGGCCCAGCACCTGGGCACCGCCGTGGCGATCTTCCGTATCGATGCCGGTGCCTCCCCGGCCCCTGCGTCCCGCCCGCACGCGGCGCCACCGGCCAAGCGTGCCGTCGTCGCGGCACGCGGCGCCCCGCGTGCGCCGGCGCTGGCCGGCGACGACTGGCAGACGTTCTGA
- the arcD gene encoding arginine-ornithine antiporter: MTATSNRLGLAALTALVVGSMVGAGIFSLPQNIARSAGPGAALLGWTISGLGMLMLAFVFQNLANRKPQLDAGIYAYAKAGFGDYIGFSSAWGYWICSLLGNVSFFVLIFSGLGYFVPAFGEGNTWQAIACASVLLWAMHAMVLRGIGQAALINAVVTVAKVVPIVVFVVIAAVGFRLEVFTADFWGTLSLGGLGGQLRGMMLITVWVFIGIEGASIYSRRAARRADVGRATVIGFLGVLALLMLVNLLSMGVLGQQQLAHLHNPSMAFVLEAIVGPWGARLIIIGMVVSVLGALLAWVLLCAEVLHAAAGDGTMPAFLARQNANDVPANALWLTNGLIQLFLLITLFSASTYTSLVLLGASMALVPYLFSAAYGVLVAWRGEGYADPSAPRRRDLVIAVLATVYALWLVYAGGVTQVLLSALLYAPGMLMFAQAKRQRGQPVFTPVERVIAVCVLAVSLAAVWGLWHGHLTLG; encoded by the coding sequence ATGACTGCGACCTCCAACCGGCTTGGCCTGGCCGCACTGACCGCCCTGGTGGTGGGCTCGATGGTGGGCGCGGGCATCTTCTCGCTGCCGCAGAACATCGCCCGCAGCGCCGGTCCTGGCGCGGCGCTGCTGGGCTGGACCATCAGCGGCCTGGGCATGTTGATGCTGGCGTTCGTGTTCCAGAACCTGGCCAATCGCAAGCCGCAGCTGGACGCCGGCATCTACGCCTATGCCAAGGCGGGCTTCGGCGACTACATCGGCTTCTCGTCGGCATGGGGCTACTGGATCTGTTCGCTGCTGGGCAACGTCAGCTTCTTCGTGCTGATCTTCAGCGGGCTGGGCTACTTCGTGCCGGCCTTCGGCGAGGGCAATACCTGGCAGGCCATCGCCTGCGCGTCGGTTCTGCTGTGGGCCATGCACGCCATGGTCCTGCGCGGGATCGGCCAGGCGGCGCTGATCAACGCGGTGGTGACGGTGGCCAAGGTGGTGCCGATCGTGGTGTTCGTGGTGATTGCCGCCGTCGGCTTCCGGCTGGAGGTTTTCACCGCGGACTTCTGGGGCACGCTGTCGCTGGGTGGCCTTGGCGGGCAGCTGCGCGGGATGATGCTGATCACCGTGTGGGTGTTCATCGGCATCGAAGGCGCCAGCATCTATTCGCGCCGGGCGGCACGCCGCGCCGATGTCGGCCGGGCCACGGTGATCGGCTTCCTGGGCGTGCTGGCGCTGCTGATGCTGGTCAACCTGCTGTCGATGGGGGTGCTGGGCCAGCAGCAGCTGGCACACCTGCACAATCCGTCGATGGCGTTCGTGCTGGAGGCCATCGTCGGCCCGTGGGGCGCGCGCCTGATCATCATCGGCATGGTCGTGTCGGTGCTGGGTGCGTTGCTGGCCTGGGTGCTGCTGTGTGCCGAAGTGCTGCACGCCGCTGCCGGCGACGGCACCATGCCGGCCTTCCTGGCCCGGCAGAACGCCAACGATGTGCCGGCCAACGCGTTGTGGCTGACCAATGGGCTGATCCAGCTGTTCCTGTTGATCACGCTGTTCAGTGCCAGCACCTATACCAGTCTGGTGCTGCTGGGTGCATCGATGGCGCTGGTGCCGTACCTGTTCTCGGCCGCCTACGGGGTGCTGGTGGCCTGGCGTGGTGAAGGGTACGCCGACCCTTCGGCACCGCGCCGACGCGATCTGGTGATTGCGGTGCTGGCCACGGTGTACGCGCTATGGCTGGTGTATGCCGGCGGGGTGACGCAGGTGCTGCTGTCGGCGCTGTTGTATGCACCGGGCATGTTGATGTTCGCGCAGGCCAAGCGGCAGCGCGGGCAGCCGGTGTTCACCCCGGTGGAGCGGGTGATCGCGGTGTGCGTGCTGGCGGTGTCGCTGGCGGCGGTGTGGGGGCTGTGGCACGGCCACCTGACCTTGGGCTGA
- a CDS encoding DUF2628 domain-containing protein produces MDSNTSSSAPLSPKWQFRFNFFSQHGAPSSPAFKAAYKQLPFGEKIKVNFNFFALFFSWIYFLILGMWRKALTILGLSIVVMVVAAFMPKAVGNGIAIAWSLLIALTANYSYYLEKVKGDTSWNPFAGMRW; encoded by the coding sequence ATGGACTCCAATACCTCTTCTTCTGCACCGCTCAGCCCGAAGTGGCAGTTCCGCTTCAACTTCTTCAGCCAGCATGGCGCCCCGAGTTCGCCGGCCTTCAAGGCCGCGTACAAGCAGCTGCCGTTCGGCGAGAAGATCAAGGTCAACTTCAACTTCTTCGCGCTGTTCTTCAGCTGGATCTACTTCCTGATCCTGGGCATGTGGCGCAAGGCCCTGACCATCCTGGGTCTGTCGATCGTGGTGATGGTGGTGGCTGCCTTCATGCCGAAGGCTGTCGGCAACGGCATCGCCATTGCGTGGTCGCTGCTGATCGCGCTGACCGCCAACTACTCCTACTACCTGGAAAAGGTGAAGGGCGACACCAGCTGGAACCCCTTCGCGGGCATGCGCTGGTAA
- a CDS encoding TonB-dependent receptor domain-containing protein, with protein sequence MSAPRPSPLHRRPACLVRAPLAMAVCLLLATPAVALADAAGEPAAKNLDTVVVTASGNQQWIKDAPASISVISREDIERQPVHDLGTLLSRIPGVTGGLSAAGEQSKIKLRGMPSNYTLILVDGKRVGSSASTNYRPDLGRQDLNWISPDQIERIEVVRGPMSSLYGSDAMGGVINIITRRIGDTWGGSATHSYTSPQDGKRGDTQQIGTNFSGPLTENIGMRVGASYTNRDSDRSNGGVYGNAYGGEKDRNFDALLDWTLSDAQSLQFEAGYGVQQAFASTSLEDEGDGAWGASELKRTSLSLSHTGNWSFGTSKVTGYWTEFKNDIGPTGRSEAKDMILEGSLSTPFTLWVDHQLSVGGQWKRQELTNTDTIGQAPVDYAGNPVNGASLEVDTWAVFVEDELKLHEKLALTLGARLDHHEQFGSHVSPRAYLVYHPAESWTLRGGISKGFRAPSLTENAASAATQSGGRGCGSLRPLGYVTGGCYMAGNPNLDPETSTNREIGFNFDNGTVDTGLTYFHTDFKNKIEYEPLGFFNGYWWTRMDNVERARTSGMEGNFNLTLGDHWRWRTAATWMKEAKNLTTGENLIDTPEFSGYSSVDWTPVDAFSATVSAQYTGKQAGIASTFIKAYTLYDLTAAWHVNSTLTMRGGVSNLADKKLYAEGATDYFVAGRSYFLSMTARF encoded by the coding sequence ATGTCTGCTCCCCGTCCCTCCCCCCTGCACCGCCGCCCTGCGTGCCTGGTCCGCGCACCGTTGGCGATGGCCGTGTGCCTGCTGCTGGCTACCCCTGCCGTTGCGCTGGCCGACGCCGCCGGCGAGCCCGCCGCCAAGAACCTGGACACCGTGGTGGTCACCGCCTCGGGCAACCAGCAATGGATCAAGGATGCCCCGGCCAGCATCAGCGTGATCTCGCGCGAGGATATCGAGCGCCAGCCCGTGCATGACCTGGGCACCCTGCTCAGCCGCATTCCCGGTGTGACCGGCGGGCTCAGCGCCGCCGGTGAGCAGTCCAAGATCAAGCTGCGCGGCATGCCGTCCAATTACACGTTGATCCTGGTGGACGGCAAGCGCGTGGGCAGCTCGGCCTCCACCAACTACCGCCCGGACCTGGGTCGCCAGGACCTCAACTGGATCTCGCCGGACCAGATCGAACGCATCGAAGTGGTGCGTGGCCCGATGTCCTCGCTGTACGGTTCGGATGCGATGGGCGGGGTGATCAACATCATCACCCGCCGCATCGGCGACACCTGGGGCGGCAGCGCCACCCACAGCTACACCTCGCCGCAGGACGGCAAGCGCGGCGATACCCAGCAGATCGGCACCAACTTCTCCGGCCCGCTCACCGAGAACATCGGCATGCGCGTGGGCGCCAGCTACACCAACCGCGACTCCGACCGCAGCAATGGCGGCGTGTACGGCAACGCCTATGGCGGCGAGAAGGACCGCAACTTCGATGCCCTGCTGGACTGGACGCTGAGCGACGCGCAGAGCCTGCAGTTCGAAGCCGGCTACGGCGTGCAGCAGGCCTTTGCCAGCACCTCGCTGGAAGACGAGGGCGACGGCGCCTGGGGCGCCAGCGAGCTCAAACGCACCAGCCTGTCGTTGAGCCACACCGGCAACTGGTCCTTCGGCACCTCCAAGGTCACCGGCTACTGGACCGAGTTCAAGAACGACATCGGCCCGACCGGCCGCTCCGAAGCCAAGGACATGATCCTGGAAGGCAGCCTGAGCACGCCGTTCACCCTGTGGGTGGACCACCAGCTGAGCGTGGGCGGCCAGTGGAAGCGCCAGGAGCTGACCAACACCGACACCATCGGGCAGGCCCCGGTGGACTACGCCGGCAACCCGGTGAATGGCGCGTCGCTGGAAGTGGACACCTGGGCGGTGTTCGTCGAAGACGAGCTGAAGCTGCACGAAAAGCTGGCCCTGACCCTGGGCGCCCGCCTGGATCACCACGAACAGTTCGGCAGCCACGTCAGCCCGCGTGCGTATCTGGTCTACCATCCGGCGGAAAGCTGGACGCTGCGCGGCGGCATCTCCAAGGGCTTCCGTGCGCCCAGCCTGACCGAGAACGCGGCGTCGGCGGCCACCCAGTCCGGCGGCCGCGGCTGCGGTTCGCTGCGTCCGCTGGGCTATGTCACCGGCGGCTGCTACATGGCCGGCAACCCGAACCTGGACCCGGAAACCAGCACCAACCGCGAGATCGGTTTCAACTTCGACAACGGCACCGTCGATACCGGGCTGACCTACTTCCATACCGACTTCAAGAACAAGATCGAGTACGAACCCCTCGGCTTCTTCAACGGGTACTGGTGGACGCGCATGGACAACGTCGAGCGCGCCCGCACCAGCGGCATGGAAGGCAACTTCAACCTCACCCTGGGCGACCACTGGCGCTGGCGCACCGCGGCCACCTGGATGAAGGAAGCCAAGAACCTCACCACCGGCGAGAACCTGATCGACACGCCGGAGTTCTCCGGCTATTCCTCGGTGGACTGGACCCCGGTGGATGCGTTCTCGGCCACGGTGTCGGCGCAGTACACCGGCAAGCAGGCCGGCATCGCCAGCACCTTCATCAAGGCCTACACGCTGTATGACCTGACCGCGGCGTGGCACGTCAACAGCACGCTGACCATGCGCGGCGGGGTGAGCAACCTGGCCGACAAGAAGCTGTACGCCGAAGGCGCCACCGACTACTTCGTGGCCGGGCGCAGCTACTTCCTGAGCATGACCGCGCGCTTCTGA